CTCCAGGCCCTTGTTCCGCCACTCCGCCCAGAAGGGCTTCCACTCGCTCAGCTTCTTGCGGCCACTGACGATGTCGTTGACCAGGTCGTTCGCCTCCGTCGACATGCGGCCGTAGTGCTGGGTGTACGCGTCCGAGTAGTGGCCGACGACCGGGTTCTGGACGGCGGTCTCGATGAGCTTCTGCTCGGCGGCGTAGAGGTCCTCGACGTCCTGGGCACGGTCGCTGCCCGGGAACGTCGAGGCGACCAGCGCGAACGGTGAGGTGGTTGCCGTGGTCAGCCCGCTGAAGAGGCCCTCGACCTGCTGCTTGCCCTGCTTCGAGCGCTCCGGGAAGCCGTGTTTGTCGTACGTGAAGTCCTCGCCCTCGGTGCCGAACTCGAGGAACTCGCGCTCGGTGGTCCCGAAGGGTGCGGCCAGGTAGTTGAGGACGCCGAGCAGCATGCGCACACGCTTCTCGTCGCCCTTCTTGATGGCCGTGTAGCCGATCGTGCCGAGGTGGTAGTGGTGGTTCGGCTTGTTGCCGCCCGCGCCGAACGGGATCAGGATCTCGGCTGCCAGGCCGGGGTCCTGGACCCGGATGTCCTTGCGGGCGTTGAACGGGTTGGCGAAGACGACCGCGCCGATCGACCCCTGCGCCAGCTTGGTGTTCGCGTCCGCCATCTTGGGGTTGCCGGGGTAGAAGACGCCGGCCTTCTTCAGCTTGAGGACGAAGTTCAGGGCCTCGGTGTACTCGTCGGTCTCCTGGAACCAGGTGAGCGAACCATCCTTGTTCTTGCGCCACTTGTTGGGGGCGCCGAAACACTGGCTCAGCACACTGGCCGCGTTGACGTAGATCGGCTCAAGGGCCCAGACCTTGCCGCCCGTGACCTCCTTGCACTTGGCGAGGAACTCCTCTGGGCTGCTCGCCGAGAAGCCGTCCGCCTTCTCCCAGATCCTGGGGTTGCCGCCGTAGACCTGCCCGAGGGCCGGGTACGGGCTGGGCGCGCCCCAGATCTTGCCGTTGACCACCGCGGTCTTCCAGTGGGCGGGGGTCATCGCGGCGAGGTTCGGATAGTCCTTCACCGCGTCACCGGAGACGTACTCCGTGATGTCCGCGCACTTGGCCTCCAGGAGCTCGGCGACGTGCTGGATGCCCTGGTTCGGCGGTATCCACATCAGGTCGGGCAGATCGCCGCCCGCGATGACGGCGGAGAACTTCTCCTCGTAGCCGGGATCGGTGCCGAGGATCGCCTCCAGGTCGACGCCGAGTTCCTTGTTCACCTTCTTCCAGTGGGAGTTGGAGCCCGCGGGGGCCGGCGGCTGGGTCCAGATCTCGGTCAGCAGCGTGATCTTCGAGCCGTCGCCGGGCTTCTTCGGGACGCTGCGCACCAGGTCCTTGGGGTACGAGAGGAACCCCGCCGACAGGCCCTTCGCGTTCGGCGGCAGGTCGGGCTTGACCTTGGTGTAGGGGACGTACGAAGGCAGCCTCACCTTCGACGATGCCGCCTCGCCGGTCTTCTTCGCACCCGAGCCGCAGCCCGTCAGCGAAGTGGCCGCCGCGCCCGCGGCGACGGCGGTGGAGAGGCTCAGGAACGTGCGTCGGGACATGCCTGTCATGGGAATCTCCGCGAAAGGTGTCAGGGGGGTCTCGGAGGGGGAGGGAGGTTCAGCCCTTGATGGCGCCGGTGAGCACGCCCTTGGTGAAGTACTTCTGCAGGAAGGGGAAGAGCAGCAGGATCGGGATGAGCGCGATCATGACGACCGCCATGGAGATCGACTGCTGGGGCGGCATGTGGCTGACGCCGAGCTGGTCGCCCGAGATGGACTTGCCCTGGACGACGTAGGTGCGCAGAACAAGCTGGATGGGCCACTTGCCCGAGTCGTTCAGGTAGAGCATCGCGTTGAAGAAGGCGTTCCAGTACGTCACCGCGTAGAAGAGGCCGACGACGGCGACGACTCCCTTGGAGAGCGGCAGCACGATGCGGGTCAGGATCCGCCAGTCGCCCGCGCCGTCGATGCGCGCCGCCTGGTACAGCTCCTCGGGGATGTTCATGAAGAACGCCCGCAGAACGACGAGATTGAAGGCGTTGATCATGACGGGGAGGATCAACGACCAGTAGGAGTCGAGGAGTCCGAGCTCCTTGACCACCACGTACATCGGCACCATGCCCGGCACGAAGAGCAGCGTGAAGAGCACCATCAGGAGGATCGGCTTGCTCCCGGGGACGCCGCGCTTGCTGAGGCCGTAGGCGAGCGCGATCGTCGTCAGGAGCGAGAGTGCCGTGCCGGCGAGCGTGATCAGGACGCTGACCACGACGGCGCGGGAGACGATGCCGCCGGAGAGGATCGTGCGGTACGCCTCCAGGGTCGGGTCCGTGGGGAAGAGGACGAAGCCGCCCGCCTCGGTGATCTCCTCGCGGGAAGCGAGGCTGGTGGAGAGGACCGTGAGGAAGGGCAGGATCATCACGGCGCAGATGACGGTGATGACGACGGCCTTGGCGGTCGAGCCGATCTTCGTCGGCGGCTCTTCCCAGGCGGGCCGCTCCTCGCGGGGCCGCGGCGATCGCAGGGGGAATCCGAAGCTGCTCATTTGCTGTACACCCCGTGCTCTCCGAAGGCGTGGGCGACCTTGTTGGCGCCGTAGATCATCAGGGCCCCGATGACGCCCTTGACCAGGCCCGCGGCGGCGCCGACGCCCCAGTCGCCGTAGACGACGCCGTGGTAGTAGATGTAGGTGTCGAGGACTTCCGAGGCGCGGGCGCCGACCGCGTCGCGCTGGAGCAGGAACTGCTCGAAGCCCACGGACAGGACGTCACCGAGGCGGAGCACGAGCAGCATGATCGTGACGCCGCGCACGGCGGGCAGGGTCACGTGCCACATGCGGCGCCGGCGTCCGGCTCCGTCGACGGCCGCCGATTCGTACAGGCTCTGGTCGACGCTCGCGAGCGCCGCCAGGTAAATGATCATGCCCCAGCCGATGTCCTTCCAGATGACCTGCCCGGTGATGAGGAGGGAGAAGGTGCTGGGGTCGGTCATCACGTCCAGGGCGGACATGCCGTGGTCGCGCAGGTAGTTGCTGAACAGGCCCGCGCCGCCGAGGACCTGCTGGAAGAGGGCGACGACCAGGACCCAGGAGATGAAGTGCGGCAGATAGACGACGCTCTGCACGAACTTCTTGATGCGCGGGCTGACCAGGCTGTTGATGAGCAGGGCGAGGGCGAGCGGTGCCGGGAAGAAGAAGATCAGCTGGAGCGCGGCGAAGGCGAGGGTGTTGCGGACCGCTTCCCAGAACGCCGGGTCGGCGAAGAGCTCCTGGAAGTTGGCGAGGCCCACCAGGGGGCTGTCCTTGAAGCCGATGAAGGGCTGGTAGTCCTGGAAGGCGATGACGTTGCCGAGCATCGGCAGATAGAAGAACAGCAGGAAGAACAGCAGGCCAGGGGCCATGAGGGCCAGCATCACCCAGTTGTTCCGCAGTCGGACGCGGAGCGGGACGCGGCGGTGGCGCGGCGGGTTCGGGGACTTCGGATCCGACACGGACGGTGGCGGCGACGCGGCGCGTGGCCTGCGTTGCGTTGCTGGGGATGTCACACGTACTCCCTGGCCTGGCGGCACGACGGAACAGAAAAATGGCAGCCGACAGCCGGGACGGCCGTCGAGAGCCGGCCAATTAAGAAGCCAACTTGCCGAAAGAGAGCCACATCATCGAAGCGTGACTCCCGCCCGTCAACCACCTGCCGGTCCTAGAGAGTTGGACTTTTCTCCGCGGCGTGGTCGATGTGCTCCAGTGCGAGACGAGCTGCCCCGATTGCGGTGGATTCCTCGCCGAGTACGGAGGTTTGGACCGTCGGCCGGTAGGGGCAGAGCGCGCCGAGCCGTGCCTCGAACGGCTCGCTCAGCAGGGCGCCCGCACGGGAGATGCCGCCGCCGAGCACGACGGACCGCGGGTCGAGTACGGCAACGTGGCGGGCCAGGCTGTCGGCCAGCGCCTCGGCGAAGG
This Streptomyces sp. NBC_01283 DNA region includes the following protein-coding sequences:
- a CDS encoding ABC transporter permease gives rise to the protein MTSPATQRRPRAASPPPSVSDPKSPNPPRHRRVPLRVRLRNNWVMLALMAPGLLFFLLFFYLPMLGNVIAFQDYQPFIGFKDSPLVGLANFQELFADPAFWEAVRNTLAFAALQLIFFFPAPLALALLINSLVSPRIKKFVQSVVYLPHFISWVLVVALFQQVLGGAGLFSNYLRDHGMSALDVMTDPSTFSLLITGQVIWKDIGWGMIIYLAALASVDQSLYESAAVDGAGRRRRMWHVTLPAVRGVTIMLLVLRLGDVLSVGFEQFLLQRDAVGARASEVLDTYIYYHGVVYGDWGVGAAAGLVKGVIGALMIYGANKVAHAFGEHGVYSK
- a CDS encoding carbohydrate ABC transporter permease is translated as MSSFGFPLRSPRPREERPAWEEPPTKIGSTAKAVVITVICAVMILPFLTVLSTSLASREEITEAGGFVLFPTDPTLEAYRTILSGGIVSRAVVVSVLITLAGTALSLLTTIALAYGLSKRGVPGSKPILLMVLFTLLFVPGMVPMYVVVKELGLLDSYWSLILPVMINAFNLVVLRAFFMNIPEELYQAARIDGAGDWRILTRIVLPLSKGVVAVVGLFYAVTYWNAFFNAMLYLNDSGKWPIQLVLRTYVVQGKSISGDQLGVSHMPPQQSISMAVVMIALIPILLLFPFLQKYFTKGVLTGAIKG
- a CDS encoding extracellular solute-binding protein — encoded protein: MSRRTFLSLSTAVAAGAAATSLTGCGSGAKKTGEAASSKVRLPSYVPYTKVKPDLPPNAKGLSAGFLSYPKDLVRSVPKKPGDGSKITLLTEIWTQPPAPAGSNSHWKKVNKELGVDLEAILGTDPGYEEKFSAVIAGGDLPDLMWIPPNQGIQHVAELLEAKCADITEYVSGDAVKDYPNLAAMTPAHWKTAVVNGKIWGAPSPYPALGQVYGGNPRIWEKADGFSASSPEEFLAKCKEVTGGKVWALEPIYVNAASVLSQCFGAPNKWRKNKDGSLTWFQETDEYTEALNFVLKLKKAGVFYPGNPKMADANTKLAQGSIGAVVFANPFNARKDIRVQDPGLAAEILIPFGAGGNKPNHHYHLGTIGYTAIKKGDEKRVRMLLGVLNYLAAPFGTTEREFLEFGTEGEDFTYDKHGFPERSKQGKQQVEGLFSGLTTATTSPFALVASTFPGSDRAQDVEDLYAAEQKLIETAVQNPVVGHYSDAYTQHYGRMSTEANDLVNDIVSGRKKLSEWKPFWAEWRNKGLEQMAREFQKSIESA